The following proteins come from a genomic window of Methanobacterium bryantii:
- a CDS encoding iron ABC transporter substrate-binding protein, which yields MDKKIIVAVVAVIAVIAGYMNYANAIPGTGNTTITDMLGRTVHVPGEINMVLSTSPTTTTTVYMLAPDKLGGWNFNLTDSAKKYIPSKYQNLPTIGGWFGQNTGNYETFISMNPDVVLEGYNIQGDPNSTITERQKNMGSIPVVGVQDTTNVTQYAPSIKFLGQLLGEEEQADKLISFYNNMTQTVNSTVSTIPQDQKVRVYYAEGTAGLQTDPSGSMHGQLIDLCGGINVATVPANLKSGGMTQVSMEQVLNWNPDVIITENSQFYNSVYSNSSWQEVPAVKNHRVYLAPNAPFSWFDHPPAVNTIIGIPWTAKVIYPDKFQNLNMTKLTKEFYSDFYHVNLTDSDVKNILNNQTI from the coding sequence TTGGATAAAAAGATTATAGTGGCTGTAGTGGCCGTTATTGCAGTAATAGCAGGGTACATGAATTATGCAAATGCAATTCCCGGCACAGGAAATACCACCATCACAGATATGCTGGGAAGAACAGTTCATGTACCTGGAGAAATCAATATGGTTTTATCTACATCCCCAACAACAACCACAACAGTCTATATGCTGGCTCCAGATAAGCTAGGTGGCTGGAACTTTAACCTCACAGACTCAGCAAAGAAATACATACCTTCAAAATATCAGAATCTACCTACAATAGGTGGATGGTTCGGCCAAAATACAGGTAACTACGAAACATTCATATCAATGAATCCAGATGTTGTACTTGAGGGTTATAATATTCAGGGAGATCCAAACTCCACTATAACTGAACGGCAGAAAAATATGGGCAGCATTCCTGTTGTAGGTGTGCAAGACACCACAAACGTAACACAGTATGCTCCTTCCATTAAGTTCCTAGGGCAGCTGCTTGGAGAAGAAGAACAGGCAGACAAACTTATATCATTCTACAACAACATGACACAAACCGTCAACAGCACAGTTTCAACCATACCTCAAGACCAGAAAGTCAGGGTTTACTACGCTGAAGGAACAGCAGGACTGCAGACAGACCCATCAGGCTCAATGCACGGCCAGTTAATAGACCTTTGTGGAGGAATTAACGTTGCTACTGTCCCTGCAAACCTTAAAAGCGGAGGTATGACGCAGGTATCCATGGAACAGGTTTTAAACTGGAATCCAGATGTTATAATAACTGAAAACTCTCAGTTCTACAACAGCGTCTATTCCAATTCCTCATGGCAGGAAGTTCCAGCAGTAAAAAATCACAGGGTTTATCTGGCACCAAATGCGCCTTTCAGCTGGTTTGACCATCCTCCAGCAGTTAACACAATTATTGGGATACCATGGACTGCTAAAGTAATTTACCCCGACAAATTCCAGAACTTGAACATGACCAAACTCACTAAAGAATTTTACTCAGATTTCTACCACGTAAACCTGACAGACAGCGATGTGAAAAACATACTGAACAACCAGACAATTTAA